In a genomic window of Helianthus annuus cultivar XRQ/B chromosome 10, HanXRQr2.0-SUNRISE, whole genome shotgun sequence:
- the LOC110882920 gene encoding putative lipid-transfer protein DIR1, with translation MESYTKLVIVAIVLVATLVTEPMATNGYKICGVTTDGLKTCQPAVAKNVDPLPSPTPDCCAALGDADMPCFCKYEDMLGNFNIDPKHAMELPAKCQLKKWSNFHC, from the coding sequence ATGGAGTCCTACACAAAGTTAGTCATTGTAGCCATTGTTCTAGTTGCAACCCTCGTAACCGAACCCATGGCTACAAATGGCTACAAAATATGTGGGGTGACCACAGATGGTCTTAAGACCTGCCAGCCAGCAGTTGCAAAAAATGTGGATCCTCTTCCGTCACCAACACCGGATTGTTGTGCAGCCCTCGGGGACGCTGATATGCCTTGTTTTTGCAAGTATGAGGACATGTTGGGTAATTTTAACATTGACCCGAAGCACGCCATGGAGCTACCCGCAAAATGCCAGCTAAAAAAATGGAGTAATTTCCATTGCTAG
- the LOC110882918 gene encoding uncharacterized protein LOC110882918, translating into MNKFLWDLMYFQQRAILAPTNEVVDSINKELLESLPSEEKVYFGSDSLCQSEEESELNMALFPPDVLKNLRLSGLPNHNLVLKLGAPVMLLRNIDKANGLCNGTRLQVTRLEKVVTEAKIITGTNIGHHTLISRMKMTPSDKRIPVKISRRQFPLSLVFCYDNK; encoded by the coding sequence ATGAATAAGTTTTTGTGGGATTTAATGTATTTCCAACAAAGAGCGATTCTTGCTCCAACTAATGAAGTAGTGGATTCAATAAATAAAGAGTTGTTAGAGAGTCTGCCTAGTGAAGAAAAGGTTTATTTTGGTTCAGATAGTTTATGCCAATCGGAGGAAGAATCAGAGCTTAATATGGCATTGTTTCCTCCTGATGTGTTAAAAAATCTTCGTTTATCTGGTTTACCTAACCATAATTTAGTACTGAAACTTGGTGCTCCAGTGATGTTACTCAGAAACATTGATAAGGCAAATGGATTGTGTAATGGTACACGTTTACAAGTCACGAGGCTCGAAAAAGTTGTGACTGAAGCAAAAATTATCACAGGGACTAATATAggtcatcatactttgatttcaagAATGAAGATGACACCTTCTGATAAAAGAATACCAGTGAAGATTTCTCGAAGACAATTCCCACTTTCACTAGTGTTTTGCTATGACAATAAATAA
- the LOC110882919 gene encoding DELLA protein RGL1 encodes MADFVDRNLSTEEIIKMAAEMFITFSTQEIDGCTVLTHPYGYSAFTSLTIDEMREVDLVFQLLIAAEKVGWKQFETASKFLTRCGWVASDCGTAVERLVYYLCEALQKRIENETGIPGPVKLEKLEGLKNENPLAMGTNLTFLACHQALPFSQLLQLCGIQAIIDQIGTSSKVHLIDIHIRSGVQWTAMMQALVERKSPITLLKLTAVATFSDVQKVVETGKRLESFAKGLRLPFLFKVLMLSDITEVKQEQFEVRHGEVVAVYCQTILRTMVSRPQRLENLMRSIQKINPLVIVVGEVEANHNSNSFVNRFTEALFFYGALFDCLEACMSRDDPHRAIVEGVHIADGLQNLVAAEGDERTNRSVYLNTWRIFFTRFGMVEIELSDLCVVQANLLLQQFSCASSCTLENNGKCLVVGWKGTPLHSLSTWRFVQER; translated from the exons ATGGCAGACTTTGTAGACAGAAATCTGTCCACAGAGGAAATTATAAAAATGGCAGCGGAGATGTTTATAACGTTTTCGACCCAGGAAATCGATGGGTGCACTGTGTTAACACACCCGTATGGATATTCTGCGTTTACGAGCTTAACGATAGATGAGATGAGAGAAGTGGATCTTGTTTTCCAGCTCTTGATCGCGGCCGAAAAAGTTGGTTGGAAACAGTTTGAAACCGCCAGCAAATTCTTGACTCGGTGTGGATGGGTGGCATCAGACTGCGGCACTGCGGTGGAACGGCTGGTATATTATTTATGTGAAGCTTTACAGAAAAGAATCGAAAACGAAACAGGGATACCTGGTCCTGTGAAACTAGAAAAACTG GAGGGTCTAAAGAACGAAAATCCTCTGGCAATGGGAACGAATTTAACATTCTTGGCATGTCACCAAGCCCTTCCATTTAGTCAACTTTTGCAATTATGTGGCATACAAGCGATCATTGACCAAATAGGGACATCAAGCAAGGTCCACTTAATCGACATCCACATTCGAAGCGGTGTACAATGGACGGCTATGATGCAAGCATTAGTCGAACGAAAATCACCAATCACGCTTCTAAAACTAACCGCGGTTGCAACATTCTCGGATGTCCAAAAGGTAGTGGAAACTGGAAAAAGGTTGGAGAGTTTCGCAAAAGGTTTGAGGCTGCCCTTCTTGTTTAAAGTTCTCATGTTGTCCGACATCACGGAGGtcaaacaagaacaattcgaggTTCGACATGGTGAAGTCGTTGCGGTCTATTGTCAAACTATTCTAAGAACGATGGTCTCGAGGCCCCAAAGATTGGAGAATTTGATGAGATCAATCCAAAAGATAAACCCTTTGGTTATTGTTGTGGGTGAGGTTGAAGCCAATCATAATTCAAATTCTTTTGTGAACCGGTTTACTGAGGCATTGTTCTTTTATGGTGCCCTTTTCGATTGCTTGGAAGCGTGTATGAGCCGAGATGACCCTCATAGAGCTATAGTGGAAGGTGTCCATATCGCTGACGGGTTACAAAACCTTGTGGCAGCTGAGGGAGATGAACGAACTAATAGGAGCGTATATCTCAACACTTGGAGGATATTTTTCACGAGGTTTGGGATGGTAGAGATCGAGTTAAGTGATTTGTGCGTGGTTCAAGCTAACCTCTTGTTGCAACAATTTTCGTGTGCGAGTTCTTGCACGCTTGAGAATAATGGAAAGTGTTTGGTTGTCGGGTGGAAAGGAACTCCATTGCATTCTCTTTCAACGTGGAGATTTGTTCAGGAAAGATGA
- the LOC110882917 gene encoding DELLA protein RGL1: MCVDHNLPPLVDADHNIININHYNNPFDTHPLSLQALESQNIQDHIPQFDESTDSKSNSNAKSKSVNTVLSSTTSLELLSRYRSKFISSKEVSIDEVGTDSVGTLSTVEIINLAAEKFISFSANKANGYTMFTHPYGSSAFTRLSMDEIREVELVFQLLTAAEKVGKKQFEIASKFLVRCGWVASDDGSPVERLVFHLCDALQERIGKETGMPAPKKPKKFDQKNENPLALGANPSFLASHQTLPFTQVWQLCGIQAIIDQVGTSSKVHLIDIHIRSGIQWTALIQALSERKSEIELLKITAFATSSDIQKVGETGKRLECFAKTLSLPFVFKILVLSDITEVKEEQFDVQDGEAVAVYCQVILRTMISRPQSLENLMRAIRKINPLVIVVAEVEANHNSTSFVNRFTEALFFYGAFFDCLEACMCRDDVHRGILEGVHFADGMKNIVACEGDERVSRSVNINTWRLFFKRFGMVEIELSDSCMYQANLVLQQFSCASSCTLQNNGKCLIIGWKGTPLQSLSTWKFVQE, translated from the exons ATGTGCGTTGACCATAATCTCCCACCCTTGGTTGACGCAGATCACAATATTATTAACATTAACCATTACAACAATCCGTTCGACACACACCCTTTATCTCTCCAAGCTCTAGAGTCCCAAAATATTCAGGATCACATACCACAATTTGATGAATCAACCGATTCAAAGTCAAACTCAAACGCAAAGTCAAAGTCAGTAAATACAGTGTTAAGTTCTACGACCTCCTTGGAGCTCCTGAGCCGATACAGGAGCAAGTTCATCAGTTCAAAAGAAGTTTCGATTGACGAAGTAGGGACGGATAGTGTGGGAACACTGTCCACGGTGGAAATTATCAATTTGGCAGCTGAGAAGTTTATAAGTTTTTCGGCGAATAAAGCGAATGGATACACGATGTTTACGCACCCGTATGGGTCTTCGGCGTTTACTAGGTTATCGATGGATGAGATTAGAGAGGTGGAGCTTGTTTTCCAGCTTTTGACTGCTGCTGAGAAAGTTGGCAAGAAACAGTTTGAAATTGCTAGTAAGTTTTTGGTACGGTGTGGGTGGGTGGCGTCGGATGATGGTTCTCCGGTGGAACGACTGGTGTTTCATTTGTGTGATGCTCTACAAGAAAGAATTGGGAAAGAAACCGGAATGCCTGCTCCTAAGAAACCAAAAAAATTC GATCAAAAGAATGAAAATCCTTTGGCACTAGGAGCTAATCCATCATTCTTGGCATCTCACCAAACCCTTCCATTCACTCAAGTTTGGCAACTTTGTGGCATACAAGCAATCATTGATCAAGTAGGGACATCAAGCAAGGTCCACTTGATCGACATCCACATTCGTAGCGGTATACAATGGACGGCTTTGATTCAAGCATTGTCAGAACGAAAATCAGAAATCGAACTTCTAAAAATAACCGCCTTTGCAACATCCTCGGATATCCAAAAGGTAGGGGAAACCGGAAAAAGATTAGAGTGTTTTGCAAAAACATTGAGTTTACCCTTTGTGTTTAAAATACTCGTGTTATCCGACATTACGGAGGTGAAAGAAGAACAATTCGATGTTCAAGATGGTGAAGCGGTTGCGGTCTATTGTCAAGTAATACTAAGAACAATGATCTCAAGGCCCCAAAGTCTCGAAAATTTGATGAGAGCAATTCGAAAAATCAATCCTTTGGTTATTGTTGTGGCTGAGGTTGAAGCCAATCATAATTCTACGTCTTTTGTGAACCGGTTTACTGAGGCATTATTTTTTTACGGTGCTTTTTTCGATTGTTTGGAAGCATGTATGTGCCGCGATGATGTTCATAGAGGCATATTGGAAGGTGTTCATTTTGCTGACGGGATGAAAAACATTGTCGCATGTGAGGGTGACGAGCGGGTTAGTAGAAGTGTAAATATAAACACATGGAGGTTATTTTTCAAGCGGTTTGGGATGGTGGAGATCGAGTTA